A window of the Candidatus Bathyarchaeota archaeon genome harbors these coding sequences:
- a CDS encoding proteasome assembly chaperone family protein: protein MKQTIIREKTKVTLKNPLLIEGLPGLGSVGKITVTYLIRQLRAQKLADLYSPFFPYHVIVDQNGSARLLRGEFFYWKNKIPGKNDLILLTGDSQAQTLDGQYDIANKILSFAERHNVKTILTVGGYAAACVTKEPRVIGVASSKNLLDRLVEIGVSIGPPGTPIVGTAGLLVGLAKFWHINAICLLAETTGYMADPKAAKNVINVLQKFLDLDIDISDLECEIQKSGEALRKVEEVEKKLEFFERTRRKPEGERITYIS, encoded by the coding sequence GAGGGTCTCCCGGGTTTAGGATCCGTTGGAAAAATCACTGTTACCTATTTGATAAGACAGCTTAGGGCGCAAAAACTTGCGGATCTATATTCTCCATTTTTTCCGTATCATGTAATTGTTGACCAAAATGGAAGCGCAAGACTCCTTCGCGGCGAATTTTTCTACTGGAAGAATAAGATACCAGGAAAGAACGACCTTATACTTCTGACAGGCGACAGCCAAGCCCAAACTCTCGATGGTCAATACGATATTGCCAACAAAATTCTCTCATTTGCAGAGAGGCATAATGTGAAGACCATTCTAACCGTCGGTGGATATGCGGCTGCATGTGTCACCAAAGAGCCAAGGGTAATTGGTGTAGCAAGCAGCAAAAACTTATTGGACAGGCTGGTAGAGATAGGCGTTAGCATCGGTCCACCTGGAACCCCTATAGTTGGCACAGCAGGTTTGTTAGTTGGGCTTGCCAAGTTTTGGCATATAAATGCCATCTGTCTTCTAGCTGAAACAACAGGTTACATGGCGGATCCCAAGGCTGCGAAAAATGTCATAAACGTATTACAAAAATTTCTCGATTTAGATATCGATATAAGCGATTTAGAATGTGAGATTCAGAAATCAGGTGAGGCTTTAAGGAAAGTTGAGGAAGTTGAAAAGAAGCTAGAATTTTTTGAAAGAACACGCCGTAAACCCGAAGGAGAAAGAATAACATATATCAGCTAA